Proteins encoded in a region of the Anopheles aquasalis chromosome 2, idAnoAquaMG_Q_19, whole genome shotgun sequence genome:
- the LOC126571891 gene encoding serine protease grass-like encodes MRLCDTQQSVNGSKIYYICCEREEITCGVSRVQLIAFGQEARAYAFPWMVLLESTINEEFPCGGSLISDRLVLTAAHCVKGRKILSTRLGVHDLNREQYCDEQRIRFRDSSEEEDAYFSNCGPPAQRIPVETTSIHPKYSPRLKRNDLAILRLQYPAVIGYSIIPICLPVTDDLRVYQPTDAFVTGWGMTEEGQRSSILRYAVLPTVPAAECVMLIKELDRMIALDKGHLCAGGNNKTAHCHGDSGGPLQYISDSNRFVLQGVVSFGVKTCGKKVAPGVFANVSNYIDWIMAEGKVAP; translated from the exons ATGCGTTTATGCGATACACAACAGAGTGTCAATGGGTCGAAG ATTTATTACATATGCTGTGAGCGAGAGGAGATCACGTGCGGTGTGTCTAGAGTACAGTTGATCGCTTTCGGGCAGGAGGCCAGGGCTTATGCATTTCCctggatggtgctgctggaatcAACTATCAATGAGGAGTTTCCTTGTGGGGGCAGTCTCATCAGCGACCGCCTCGTTCTTACTGCGGCACACTGTGTAAAAGGGCGTAAAAT TTTAAGCACACGACTTGGAGTACACGACCTAAACCGTGAGCAATACTGCGATGAACAGCGCATTCGTTTTCGAGATAgtagcgaagaagaagatgcgtATTTTTCAAACTGTGGACCTCCGGCTCAACGCATTCCCGTTGAAACAACTTCCATCCACCCCAAGTACAGTCCGCGATTGAAACGCAACGATTTGGCAATTTTGCGACTCCAGTACCCTGCGGTCATCGGTTACA GTATTATACCGATTTGTTTACCGGTAACGGACGACCTGAGGGTGTATCAACCGACAGACGCATTTGTGACCGGCTGGGGCATGACAGAAGAAGGGCAAAGGTCATCGATTTTACGTTATGCGGTTTTACCAACAGTACCCGCCGCCGAATGTGTAATGTTAATCAAAGAACTCGACCGAATGATTGCTCTTGATAAGGGGCACCTTTGTGCCGgcggaaacaacaaaacggcaCACTGCCATGGGGATTCTGGTGGTCCTTTACAGTACATATCGGACTCTAACCGCTTCGTCCTGCAAGGTGTCGTATCATTTGGCGTGAAAACATGTGGTAAAAAAGTAGCGCCGGGTGTATTCGCGAACGTAAGTAATTATATCGATTGGATCATGGCAGAGGGCAAGGTTGCTCCCTAG